From Quercus lobata isolate SW786 chromosome 11, ValleyOak3.0 Primary Assembly, whole genome shotgun sequence:
TACATAGTCCCTTCTCGGCCTGTTACTGTTGTTAAAccgttccgacctgaagtccctcctctcctgagggacgaCCTTCGCTTTTCCCTTCCCCATTTGctggtcctcctcgacccttttatacttgtcaatTCGGTCCATAAGCTGGCACACACTGGTGACTGGCTTTccagtgagggactttcttaagccaTGTTCTGTCGGTAAGCCCCTTTTGAACGCGCTGATGGCGACATCCTCATTTTTCCCTTCGATCTCGTAATATgtttcccagtatctatccgagtagGCCTTCAGCGTCTCTCCTTCCCGCATGGATAGGGATAGGAGGGAATCga
This genomic window contains:
- the LOC115966481 gene encoding uncharacterized protein LOC115966481, which gives rise to MSKALDRISQSPFTRRIERAMLPRWFHQPTFAIYNGRSDPVEHVSQFNQRMAVHTRDEALMCRIFPSSLGPMAMRWFDSLQPNSIDSFKQLTQAFGSRFITSTRVPRPLDSLLSLSMREGETLKAYSDRYWETYYEIEGKNEDVAISAFKRGLPTEHGLRKSLTGKPVTSVCQLMDRIDKYKRVEEDQQMGKGKAKVVPQERRDFRSERFNNSNRPRRDYVE